The following proteins are encoded in a genomic region of Diabrotica virgifera virgifera chromosome 1, PGI_DIABVI_V3a:
- the LOC126879205 gene encoding facilitated trehalose transporter Tret1-like, protein MTAVSENDKEEEKQWPQVMVILVSMLAGITNGMLFSWPSPFLLKITEDKENYNITEQEGSFFNIIHPLAIIIFCPLFSKLMDVIGRKRTLLLIVVPQIASWICSGFAKSVYVFYLARVFSGLSESCIFAALLVYIGEIVNPEVRGTWGNAISISLYCGQFLVNLIGSYLGVRETSYVGLAFPILFFILFMFMPESPYYHMIKGEEEQAKKSLKFLTRKKIIDTDFSSLKKDVARQMSESASWKDLFKINSNRRALVAGLFLRFSQQMSGLTVFNTYTQFIFEKAGEKIGKEASGIIFQGASVILNVIVLFLIVNRFGRRPCFIISVFFAGIALYVLSAYFYLDAYTHVNLSRVKSAPIVLSAVFLCFSSFGVSVLPTLMLSELFSASIKSKAMTLIIMGYGIGSFITNYLFYFLNISLGFYFPFLFFAICNTISAIVGYFIVPETKGMTLEEIQQCLKSDDDFY, encoded by the coding sequence gtATGCTTGCTGGAATAACCAACGGCATGCTCTTTTCATggccttctccttttcttctaaAAATAACCGAAGACAAAGAAAATTACAACATCACAGAGCAAGAAGGATCATTTTTTAATATCATCCACCCACTAGCGATCATAATCTTCTGTCCACTCTTCTCCAAACTCATGGATGTGATTGGAAGAAAAAGGACACTGCTGCTGATAGTCGTGCCACAAATAGCCAGTTGGATCTGTTCAGGATTCGCCAAATCAGTATACGTGTTCTATCTTGCCAGAGTATTCTCTGGACTGTCTGAAAGTTGCATATTTGCAGCTTTATTGGTGTACATAGGAGAAATCGTAAATCCAGAAGTTAGGGGCACTTGGGGGAATGCCATATCCATTTCTCTGTATTGTGGACAGTTTTTAGTTAACCTTATTGGTAGTTATTTAGGTGTAAGAGAAACATCATACGTTGGTTTAGCATTCCCAATTTTATTCTTTATACTATTTATGTTTATGCCAGAATCACCGTACTATCACATGATAAAAGGTGAAGAAGAACAGGCTAAGAAGTCATTAAAGTTCCTAACAAGAAAGAAAATCATTGACACGGATTTTTCTAGTTTGAAGAAAGATGTCGCAAGACAAATGTCCGAGTCTGCATCTTGGAAAGACTTGTTTAAGATTAACAGCAACAGAAGAGCCTTGGTTGCTGGATTGTTTTTACGGTTTAGCCAACAGATGTCTGGGCTAACTGTTTTCAATACGTACACACAattcatttttgagaaagcaGGAGAAAAAATTGGAAAGGAAGCCTCTGGTATAATCTTCCAAGGTGCATCTGTGATACTAAACGTGATAGTTCTGTTTCTTATAGTAAACCGCTTTGGCAGAAGACCTTGCTTCATAATTTCGGTATTCTTCGCAGGTATAGCGTTGTATGTACTGTCTGCGTACTTTTATCTAGACGCTTACACTCACGTTAACCTATCACGTGTCAAGTCAGCACCAATAGTACTTTCTGCAGTCTTCTTATGCTTTTCTTCTTTTGGAGTATCTGTTCTTCCTACTCTTATGTTGAGTGAGTTATTCTCTGCTAGTATAAAGTCCAAAGCAATGACTTTGATAATAATGGGCTATGGGATTGGAAGCTTTATAACGAATTatcttttttactttttaaatataaGTCTGGGGTTCTATTTTCCGTTTTTATTTTTTGCCATATGTAATACGATTTCCGCAATCGTGGGATATTTTATAGTGCCTGAAACGAAAGGAATGACTCTGGAAGAAATTCAACAATGCCTTAAAAGTGATGAtgatttttattaa